In Populus alba chromosome 1, ASM523922v2, whole genome shotgun sequence, a single window of DNA contains:
- the LOC118058132 gene encoding uncharacterized protein produces MHPLPEQTSLKSKWSCQLPKKSSVPNAPPFSSDRISRKTVPRLGNHSSHALGAYSHQEQILHQPMKTADVSTNNLEQIQCEEFPHRLGQPECCYFTITGNCKYKSSCRYHHPKDISSKSHVCTLNSKGLPPRPDKRICRHYEQFGPRCLYDHPENYSSSAFQLDAFPEPSSASKLVWWE; encoded by the exons ATGCATCCGCTTCCAGAACAAACATCTCTAAAATCTAAATGGAGTTGTCAGCTG CCAAAGAAGTCATCAGTGCCAAATGCACCACCATTTTCTTCAGATAGGATATCTCGTAAAACTGTTCCTCGCTTGGGTAATCATTCATCTCATGCTCTCGGGGCGTATTCGCATCAAGAACAAATACTTCATCAACCG ATGAAGACAGCAGATGTCTCTACAAACAATCTAGAACAGATTCAATGTGAAGAATTCCCTCATCGACTGGGCCAACCAGAGTGCTGTTATTTCACGATTACTGGGAATTGCAAATACAAATCTTCTTGTAGGTATCACCATCCAAAGGACATCTCTTCAAAATCTCATGTCTGCACTCTCAATAGCAAGGGCCTGCCTCCTAGACCT GATAAAAGAATCTGCCGGCATTATGAGCAGTTTGGCCCGAGGTGTTTGTATGACCATCCAGAAAACTACAGTTCATCAGCTTTCCAGTTGGACGCTTTTCCAGAGCCTTCATCAGCCAGCAAATTAGTATGGTGGGAATAG
- the LOC118058133 gene encoding protein NOI4 has product MSSQDQGRPLPKFGEWDVNNPASAEGFTVIFSKARDEKKSGAAAGAGAGAASQRKTNSSQANSQYPPPKKRFCCF; this is encoded by the exons ATGTCGTCG CAAGACCAGGGAAGGCCACTGCCAAAGTTTGGTGAGTGGGACGTGAACAACCCTGCGTCTGCAGAAGGATTTACTGTCATCTTTAGCAAAGCCAGAGATGAAAAGAAATCGGGTGCTGCAGCCGGGGCCGGGGCTGGTGCTGCTTCGCAAAGGAAAACTAATTCATCTCAAGCAAATAGTCAGTATCCCCCACCG AAGAAAAGGTTTTGCTGTTTCTGA